In one window of Kosmotoga pacifica DNA:
- the upp gene encoding uracil phosphoribosyltransferase: protein MDNLVIVNHPLIQHKLTILRDIRTGPKEFRELTREITLLLTYEATRHIKTHDTEIETPICKTTGKMIEDKKVTVVPILRAGLGMMEGVLSLMPNASVGFVGIYRDPETIQPVEYYAKLPKITDSEIFVLDPMLATGVSSAAAIDYVKRAGGKKITLMCLISSPEGISFISSKHPDVKIFTASLDERLNDHAYIVPGLGDAGDRLYRTK from the coding sequence ATGGACAACCTTGTTATAGTCAACCATCCTCTAATACAGCACAAACTTACTATTTTAAGAGACATTAGAACTGGACCCAAAGAATTCAGGGAACTGACAAGAGAGATCACTCTGTTGTTAACGTATGAAGCAACACGCCATATAAAGACGCATGATACAGAAATCGAAACTCCCATATGCAAAACAACCGGAAAGATGATTGAGGATAAGAAGGTTACCGTTGTTCCAATTCTTCGTGCTGGTCTCGGGATGATGGAAGGAGTCCTTTCACTTATGCCCAATGCATCCGTTGGTTTTGTTGGCATATATAGAGACCCGGAAACCATCCAACCCGTTGAATACTATGCGAAACTTCCTAAGATCACTGATAGCGAGATCTTCGTTCTCGATCCGATGCTGGCCACCGGAGTTTCTTCTGCCGCAGCCATTGATTATGTAAAAAGGGCAGGTGGGAAGAAAATCACCCTGATGTGTCTGATATCATCTCCCGAAGGTATTTCTTTTATAAGTTCAAAACATCCAGACGTGAAGATATTCACTGCTTCCCTGGACGAACGGTTAAACGACCACGCTTACATTGTTCCAGGCTTGGGTGACGCTGGCGATAGGCTCTACAGAACAAAGTAA
- the glyA gene encoding serine hydroxymethyltransferase — translation MWEKLMKNDPEAFDILSKELSRQEEGIELIASENFVSAAVMEAMGSILTNKYAEGYPKKRYYGGCKHVDLAENLARERVKKLFDAKFANVQPHSGSQANMAAYLAVAKPGDTIMGMSLSHGGHLTHGSPVNFSGKLFNVISYGVDPVTEMIDYDVVEKLALENKPRIIIAGGSAYSRIIDFKRFREIADKVGAYLIVDMAHFAGLVAAGLYPNPVDFAHIVTSTTHKTLRGPRGGLILTNDEELAKAIDKSVFPGTQGGPLMHVILAKAVAFGEALKDDFKEYQQNIISNAKTLARELEERGLRIVSGGTDTHLFLVDLNPKGVTGKAAEKALERADITVNKNTIPKETRSPFVTSGIRIGTPAVTTRGMGRNEMGIIADLIVRILDSIEDEKGNLPQEVIEGVSREVHELTTRFPLYKDLFRREA, via the coding sequence ATGTGGGAAAAGCTTATGAAAAACGATCCAGAGGCTTTTGACATTCTCAGCAAAGAACTGAGCAGACAAGAAGAAGGTATAGAACTCATTGCATCGGAAAACTTTGTTTCTGCGGCGGTTATGGAAGCAATGGGTAGCATATTGACAAACAAATACGCTGAAGGATATCCGAAAAAGAGGTACTATGGGGGATGTAAACATGTAGATCTCGCTGAAAATCTGGCTCGTGAAAGAGTTAAGAAGCTATTCGACGCGAAGTTTGCCAATGTTCAGCCCCACTCTGGATCACAGGCAAATATGGCAGCGTACCTCGCCGTAGCCAAACCCGGGGACACGATTATGGGCATGTCTTTGAGTCATGGTGGGCATCTCACTCACGGTTCTCCGGTTAACTTTTCGGGAAAGTTGTTCAACGTCATCTCCTACGGAGTAGATCCTGTCACAGAAATGATCGATTACGATGTTGTGGAGAAACTTGCCCTTGAAAACAAACCAAGGATTATCATTGCTGGCGGGAGTGCATATTCCAGAATAATAGATTTCAAAAGATTCAGGGAAATAGCTGATAAAGTAGGGGCTTATCTTATAGTGGATATGGCCCATTTCGCCGGACTCGTTGCGGCTGGCCTCTATCCTAATCCTGTCGATTTCGCCCATATAGTCACTTCGACGACTCATAAGACTCTTAGAGGTCCAAGAGGCGGACTCATCCTAACAAATGACGAAGAGCTCGCTAAAGCTATTGATAAGAGTGTATTTCCGGGAACTCAGGGCGGTCCTCTGATGCATGTTATTCTGGCAAAGGCTGTGGCTTTCGGCGAAGCGCTCAAGGATGATTTCAAAGAATACCAACAAAACATCATATCAAATGCTAAAACCCTTGCACGAGAGCTTGAGGAGAGGGGGCTGAGAATCGTTTCTGGTGGCACGGATACACACCTCTTTTTGGTCGATCTCAATCCTAAGGGTGTCACAGGTAAAGCTGCCGAGAAGGCACTCGAAAGGGCAGATATAACGGTAAACAAGAACACCATTCCCAAAGAAACTCGCTCTCCATTTGTAACAAGCGGTATCCGCATTGGAACGCCCGCAGTTACCACCAGAGGAATGGGTAGAAACGAAATGGGTATCATTGCCGATTTGATAGTCAGGATACTGGATAGCATCGAAGACGAAAAGGGAAACCTTCCTCAAGAAGTCATCGAAGGAGTCTCCAGAGAAGTTCATGAACTCACCACTCGCTTCCCACTTTACAAAGACCTGTTCCGAAGGGAGGCGTGA